In Amphiura filiformis chromosome 1, Afil_fr2py, whole genome shotgun sequence, the following are encoded in one genomic region:
- the LOC140160415 gene encoding uncharacterized protein has protein sequence MHASHQAPSQQVFYRTQTTLYKDCLQRKEKQSRWNGVRELEQRERHLILNEMCRGQTDRACLGFKKNQKLLRDKKPQEHRKCITSLVKDVDEDDMLVYLYGCAKQGQWLRWDSAMQVDTSWKKLLYVWTPELLSFHVNAIHDQLPSPANLRLWGKTNLGSCHLCHHNNCTLFHILNGCNYSLQSGRYNWRHDQTLKAIANGIMPFFEEANQKSYTPPVDTNYMTTIKFRTADGVTYRNPALPLPKREPTTLLQKANDWEFLMDEEQKQVKNFCNVC, from the coding sequence ATGCATGCAAGTCACCAAGCACCATCTCAACAAGTATTCTATAGAACACAGACGACTCTCTACAAAGACTGcctacaaagaaaagaaaagcaatCAAGGTGGAATGGAGTCAGAGAACTTGAACAAAGAGAGCGACATCTGATACTGAATGAGATGTGCAGAGGCCAAACAGACAGAGCATGCCTTGGTTTCAAAAAGAACCAGAAACTGTTAAGAGACAAGAAACCCCAAGAACACAGGAAATGCATCACTAGTCTGGTAAAAGACGTAGATGAAGATGACATGCTTGTGTACCTCTATGGCTGCGCCAAACAAGGACAATGGCTCAGATGGGACTCTGCCATGCAAGTAGATACATCTTGGAAGAAGCTCCTTTATGTATGGACACCAGAGCTCCTATCTTTCCATGTCAATGCCATCCACGACCAACTTCCATCACCAGCTAATTTGAGACTCTGGGGAAAGACCAACCTCGGATCCTGCCATTTATGTCATCATAATAACTGCACTCTATTCCATATCTTAAATGGATGTAACTATTCTCTGCAGAGTGGTAGATACAACTGGAGACATGATCAGACACTGAAAGCTATAGCAAATGGCATAATGCCCTTCTTTGAAGAGGCAAATCAGAAGTCGTACACACCTCCAGTAGATACCAACTATATGACTACTATCAAATTCCGCACTGCAGATGGTGTAACCTACCGGAATCCAGCGCTGCCTCTTCCAAAAAGAGAACCAACAACCCTCTTACAGAAGGCCAATGACTGGGAATTTCTGATGGATGAGGAACAAAAGCAAGTA